A genomic segment from Candidatus Nanopelagicales bacterium encodes:
- a CDS encoding transposase: MQVLRRGDPGRFAAVGGGGHGQVVQTPVHAHEPDRVEEFGVVSLGGVQVRGLDVQADEPATRPPRDRGEQDPAVLPRLLDAAKKHCPGIAKVWADKGYTGPATRQLAAKTGIDIEIVTGPKPPPGSGFLVQPRRRVVERTHAWINRNRRMARQWEATLEAHTGFLILSQIAVLLNRLT; encoded by the coding sequence GTGCAGGTGCTTCGGCGCGGGGATCCGGGTCGCTTCGCCGCCGTCGGCGGTGGCGGCCACGGCCAGGTCGTGCAGACCCCGGTCCACGCCCACGAACCCGACCGTGTTGAGGAGTTCGGGGTCGTGTCGCTGGGCGGCGTGCAGGTCCGCGGCCTCGACGTTCAGGCTGACGAACCAGCGACCCGCCCGCCGCGAGACCGTGGCGAACAGGATCCGGCCGTGCTGCCCCGGCTGCTCGACGCCGCCAAGAAGCACTGCCCCGGCATTGCGAAGGTGTGGGCGGACAAGGGCTACACCGGTCCGGCCACGCGGCAGCTCGCCGCCAAGACGGGCATCGACATCGAGATCGTCACCGGCCCGAAACCGCCGCCCGGCTCAGGGTTCCTCGTGCAACCACGGCGACGGGTCGTCGAACGCACCCACGCCTGGATCAACCGCAACCGGCGCATGGCCCGCCAATGGGAAGCCACCCTCGAAGCCCACACCGGCTTCCTCATCCTCAGCCAGATCGCGGTCCTGCTGAACCGACTCACCTGA
- a CDS encoding helix-turn-helix domain-containing protein, whose protein sequence is MRQHLPWFTLPAHLADILSPTVPQTVTDTVHAISREVPAYQGALDDEIGPTVRRGVEIALARMLALFGTDDPALDERARAFYRGIGAGENEQGRSLEALLAAYRTGARVAWERMSAAATEARVDTADLVALAESIFVYIDELSGASAQGHADAEAVRSGYRQVQRSQLAEALVDGLAATSPAKLSTLAESSGWALPTTVAVAVVPKSVGTTGPPLPMAPPDVLVLERDADAVAVIPDPAGPGRRARLSAGVAGPVFVGTVRPPSQAPLSFDHAVRLRELASRGLVPDDRIILATEYLPELLVSADAVLAAQLAERSVRPLAAVAPAKRQTLLVTLAAWLDQQGDRAAVARQLVVHPQTVSYRLGRLREFYGDSLESSAGRFALRLGLAAEGFTPDRTDPG, encoded by the coding sequence ATGCGACAGCACCTGCCATGGTTCACCCTGCCAGCCCACCTCGCCGACATCCTGAGCCCGACCGTTCCACAGACAGTGACGGACACCGTCCACGCCATCTCCCGCGAGGTGCCGGCCTACCAGGGAGCGCTCGACGACGAGATCGGTCCAACGGTTCGTCGGGGAGTCGAGATCGCGCTTGCCCGGATGCTCGCGCTGTTCGGCACAGACGACCCCGCCCTCGATGAGCGGGCCCGGGCCTTCTACCGCGGCATCGGAGCCGGGGAGAACGAGCAGGGCCGCTCCCTCGAAGCGCTCTTGGCCGCCTATCGCACGGGTGCGCGGGTGGCCTGGGAGCGCATGTCGGCGGCCGCCACGGAAGCCCGGGTAGACACGGCCGACCTCGTCGCACTGGCCGAGAGCATCTTCGTCTACATCGATGAACTCTCGGGGGCCAGTGCCCAAGGGCACGCCGATGCGGAGGCAGTGCGGTCGGGCTATCGGCAGGTGCAACGGTCCCAACTGGCAGAGGCGCTCGTCGATGGTCTGGCTGCGACGTCACCGGCGAAGCTGTCCACCCTCGCCGAGAGCTCAGGGTGGGCGCTGCCCACCACCGTGGCCGTCGCGGTGGTCCCGAAGTCCGTGGGCACGACCGGCCCGCCACTTCCGATGGCACCGCCTGATGTCCTCGTTCTCGAGCGAGACGCGGACGCTGTGGCGGTGATTCCCGACCCGGCCGGCCCAGGGCGTCGGGCGAGGCTCAGCGCGGGGGTCGCCGGTCCGGTCTTTGTGGGCACCGTCCGTCCACCGTCGCAGGCGCCGCTGTCGTTCGACCACGCGGTTCGGTTGCGTGAGCTCGCCTCCCGCGGGCTGGTCCCAGATGATCGGATCATCTTGGCCACTGAGTACCTGCCGGAGTTGCTCGTCAGTGCAGACGCAGTCTTGGCGGCGCAGTTGGCGGAACGATCGGTTCGCCCGCTGGCCGCAGTCGCACCCGCCAAGCGTCAGACCCTGCTGGTGACGCTGGCGGCGTGGTTGGACCAGCAGGGAGACCGGGCCGCGGTTGCCCGACAGTTGGTCGTCCATCCCCAGACAGTCAGCTATCGCCTGGGCCGGCTCCGCGAGTTCTACGGCGACTCGCTGGAGTCCTCTGCGGGGCGATTCGCGCTGCGTCTGGGTTTGGCTGCAGAGGGATTCACCCCCGATCGAACGGATCCTGGCTGA
- the zapE gene encoding cell division protein ZapE → MVLALADRRPEVAPSEIIAMLAPPPRFTAVRFGTYLPDPEHPSQAAAVAAGRAFAARHSQPRKRWFRSPPPEQRPGLYFDGGYGVGKTHLLASVWHATEGRKVFGTFVEYTNLVGALGFQEAAAQLETQDLVCIDEFELDDPGDTVLMSTLMGQLADSDTRIAATSNTLPDRLGEGRFAADDFLREIQGLSARFDVVRVDGDDYRHRGLPTAPAPATDAEVTAAVAAAGDQGRTASLDSFRDLMAHLRLVHPSRYGPLVNGIDLVGILGVRTLTHQADALRFVVLVDRLYDREVPVVASGLPVDRVFAPEMLAGGYRKKYYRAISRLVALVRDEPT, encoded by the coding sequence GTGGTGCTCGCGCTCGCCGATCGACGGCCCGAGGTGGCTCCATCCGAGATCATCGCGATGCTGGCGCCACCGCCCAGATTCACGGCGGTACGGTTCGGGACCTATCTGCCGGACCCGGAGCACCCCAGCCAGGCGGCAGCGGTAGCTGCCGGTCGGGCATTCGCCGCGCGACACAGTCAGCCACGCAAGCGCTGGTTTCGCTCACCGCCGCCGGAGCAGCGGCCGGGTCTGTACTTCGACGGTGGGTACGGCGTGGGAAAGACCCATCTGCTGGCTTCCGTCTGGCACGCGACCGAAGGGCGCAAGGTCTTCGGGACGTTTGTGGAGTACACGAACTTGGTCGGGGCGCTCGGCTTCCAGGAGGCCGCCGCGCAACTCGAGACCCAGGACCTGGTGTGCATCGACGAGTTCGAGCTCGATGACCCGGGCGACACCGTGCTGATGTCCACACTGATGGGCCAACTCGCGGACTCGGACACCAGGATCGCGGCGACGTCCAATACGTTGCCAGATCGCTTGGGTGAGGGCCGGTTCGCGGCCGACGACTTCCTGCGCGAGATCCAAGGGCTGTCCGCCAGGTTCGACGTGGTGCGTGTCGATGGTGACGACTACCGGCATCGGGGGTTGCCCACCGCGCCGGCACCCGCCACCGACGCTGAGGTGACGGCCGCGGTGGCCGCAGCGGGCGATCAAGGCCGCACGGCAAGTCTGGATTCGTTCCGTGACCTCATGGCTCACCTACGACTGGTTCATCCGTCTCGTTACGGGCCGCTGGTGAACGGGATCGACCTGGTCGGGATTCTCGGAGTTCGGACCCTGACACATCAGGCGGATGCCTTGCGGTTCGTGGTCCTGGTTGATCGTCTCTACGACCGGGAGGTCCCGGTGGTCGCGTCCGGACTGCCCGTCGATCGGGTCTTCGCCCCGGAGATGCTGGCGGGGGGATACCGCAAGAAGTACTACCGGGCGATCTCGCGGCTCGTTGCCCTCGTGCGAGATGAGCCGACCTGA
- a CDS encoding alpha/beta hydrolase: MNGAERAAIARVTGATVGQINSTVADVGSAVRGKVRRRLRPLSPVATRTLDIVDLHHDIVHTTVGVSAQLLGECSAQALRRTGTDAGSIADSPKARPVLAGLNAAFGDQLPVELAGEMRLSVVPDVAIHPSIAVFVHGLGGHDQQWGQDYAEALAALGLTSVVAHYPTGRSIADNAAAFDRTMIELVGSWPVAVERVVLVGHSMGGLVAATALAAAPQEDGANSPEGQSPSHGWREHVSDLVTLGSPFSGAPLERFARSALRLGQLSDVARPIIALGDQRSVGIKDLGDGVRLSVPERVRHHAVVASLGSHPQHPASLLLGDGIVPQRSARGHGALTGTRTIIEVNETGHLHLLDHPNVTDLLRVVGAQDTTLTG, encoded by the coding sequence ATGAACGGCGCCGAGAGAGCCGCGATCGCCCGGGTTACCGGTGCGACAGTGGGACAGATCAACAGCACAGTCGCCGATGTCGGCTCCGCCGTGCGAGGCAAGGTCCGGCGTCGCTTGCGACCGTTGAGCCCGGTGGCAACTCGCACCCTGGACATCGTGGATCTGCACCACGACATCGTCCACACAACCGTCGGTGTGAGCGCTCAACTCCTCGGCGAATGCTCGGCGCAGGCACTGCGCCGGACAGGGACGGATGCCGGTTCCATCGCTGACTCCCCCAAAGCGCGTCCCGTCCTCGCGGGACTCAACGCCGCATTCGGCGACCAACTGCCCGTCGAGCTCGCCGGGGAGATGCGACTGTCGGTGGTTCCCGATGTCGCCATCCATCCGTCGATCGCGGTGTTCGTTCATGGGCTCGGCGGCCACGATCAGCAATGGGGTCAGGACTATGCGGAAGCCCTCGCCGCACTGGGCCTCACGTCTGTCGTGGCGCACTACCCGACGGGCAGAAGCATCGCCGACAATGCCGCGGCGTTCGACCGGACCATGATCGAACTGGTCGGTTCGTGGCCGGTCGCCGTCGAGCGTGTCGTCCTCGTGGGCCATTCGATGGGTGGACTCGTCGCAGCCACTGCCCTGGCTGCTGCCCCTCAGGAGGATGGGGCGAACTCGCCCGAGGGGCAGTCACCCTCACACGGATGGCGTGAGCACGTGTCCGACCTGGTCACGCTGGGCTCGCCGTTTTCCGGCGCTCCCCTGGAGCGGTTCGCGCGATCAGCGCTGCGGCTCGGCCAGCTGTCCGATGTGGCACGTCCGATCATCGCCCTCGGTGATCAGCGCAGCGTCGGGATCAAGGACCTGGGGGACGGAGTCCGCCTGAGTGTGCCTGAACGGGTGCGTCACCACGCGGTCGTCGCCTCGTTGGGATCGCACCCGCAGCACCCGGCGTCACTACTTCTGGGCGACGGAATCGTTCCCCAACGAAGTGCCCGCGGACACGGCGCACTGACCGGAACCCGCACCATCATCGAAGTCAATGAGACGGGCCACCTTCACCTGCTGGACCACCCTAACGTCACCGACCTGCTCCGGGTGGTCGGCGCCCAGGACACTACTCTGACTGGGTGA
- a CDS encoding amino acid permease: MEDAGLSGPPTGATTADHDLKRTLQARHIQMIAIGGAIGVGLFLGSGEAIAMAGPSLIVAYAFAGAMLMLMMRALGELILHRPVSGSFVVYAKEFIGPWAGYATGWAYWLMWVSIVMAEVTAIGIYVQYWWAGFPQWIPAIVALLLVLAGNLVAVRVFGELEFWFSMVKVVTILGLIVIGVFVLVTKAGDLGDTASLSNLWNDGGLFPTGLSGTLSALLVVVFAFLGVELVGVTAGETENPERSIPRAVRQITARILIFYIGTMLVIMALMPWDEISPTASPFVTVFSAVGIPAAGSIVTVVVIVSALSSANSGIFSCGRMLLNLSYHGHAPTRLRAVTSGVPRAGIWVSVIVMSLGVVLNVIIPAEAFLAITSVAALAGLWTWSMIMFSHLGYRRRVRAGDLPGVSFRLPGSPWTNYVFLAFVAMTAIMAALSPAQRIAFPAAAVFAVGLAVGYWRLTARRTKLASAA, translated from the coding sequence ATGGAAGACGCCGGGCTGTCAGGCCCGCCGACCGGGGCCACCACAGCGGATCACGACCTGAAGCGCACGCTTCAGGCCCGCCACATCCAGATGATCGCCATCGGAGGCGCCATCGGGGTGGGACTGTTCCTGGGTTCGGGAGAGGCCATCGCCATGGCGGGTCCCTCTCTGATCGTGGCCTACGCATTCGCCGGGGCGATGTTGATGCTCATGATGCGGGCGCTGGGTGAACTCATCCTGCACCGTCCGGTCTCGGGCTCCTTTGTGGTGTACGCGAAAGAGTTCATCGGCCCCTGGGCCGGGTACGCGACGGGATGGGCGTACTGGCTGATGTGGGTGTCCATCGTCATGGCCGAGGTCACCGCGATCGGAATCTACGTGCAGTACTGGTGGGCCGGATTCCCTCAGTGGATTCCCGCGATCGTCGCCTTGCTCCTCGTCCTTGCCGGCAACTTGGTAGCAGTGCGGGTGTTCGGAGAACTCGAGTTCTGGTTCTCCATGGTCAAGGTTGTGACGATCCTCGGTTTGATCGTGATCGGAGTCTTCGTCTTGGTCACCAAGGCCGGGGATCTCGGGGACACCGCCTCGCTGTCGAACCTGTGGAATGACGGCGGACTGTTCCCCACGGGCCTGTCCGGAACCCTCTCGGCGTTACTCGTCGTCGTGTTCGCATTCCTCGGCGTCGAACTGGTCGGCGTCACGGCCGGCGAGACGGAGAACCCGGAGCGGAGCATTCCTCGGGCCGTGCGCCAGATCACGGCGCGAATCCTGATCTTCTACATCGGCACCATGCTCGTGATCATGGCGCTGATGCCGTGGGATGAGATATCCCCCACTGCGAGCCCATTCGTCACAGTCTTCTCCGCCGTGGGAATCCCCGCTGCGGGCAGCATTGTGACGGTCGTCGTGATCGTGTCAGCCCTGTCCTCGGCCAACAGCGGGATCTTCAGTTGCGGCCGTATGCTGCTCAACCTCAGCTATCACGGCCATGCGCCGACTCGGCTGCGCGCGGTCACCTCGGGTGTTCCACGGGCCGGCATCTGGGTGTCAGTGATCGTGATGTCACTCGGGGTCGTCCTGAACGTGATCATCCCGGCTGAGGCCTTTCTTGCGATCACCAGCGTCGCGGCTCTTGCGGGATTGTGGACGTGGTCGATGATCATGTTCTCGCACCTGGGCTACCGTCGCCGGGTTCGCGCCGGCGACCTACCGGGAGTCTCCTTCCGTCTCCCGGGATCACCGTGGACCAACTATGTGTTTCTCGCATTCGTGGCGATGACCGCGATCATGGCGGCTCTCAGCCCGGCACAACGCATCGCCTTCCCGGCAGCGGCCGTGTTCGCGGTGGGTCTCGCAGTCGGCTACTGGCGCCTGACGGCACGACGCACGAAGTTGGCCTCTGCAGCTTGA
- a CDS encoding HAD-IB family hydrolase, with protein sequence MTESQATTPTPTRAAAFFDLDGTLIPGSANIPLAKAAFREGFVTPGELVKDLRNGVSFLVKGATDERSAQVRDRILAAVAGRPASQVEALGDHFMAELVAAIQPTMHAVLDDHREQGHDRVVLSASPTEIVSRFAREAGLEYGTGTTSERDQDGVYTGRLDGPFCYREGKVTTMRTLSEQHGYDLSASYAYSDSVSDLPMLEAVGNPVAVNPEPELRELALARSWPIVETSSLPRVSLTSPSGLVQLAGHLASWAGGAVRRLIPHAVTS encoded by the coding sequence ATGACTGAATCTCAAGCCACTACTCCAACCCCGACCCGCGCGGCGGCCTTCTTCGACCTGGACGGCACACTGATCCCGGGGTCGGCGAACATCCCACTGGCCAAAGCGGCCTTCCGAGAAGGTTTCGTCACTCCGGGAGAACTCGTGAAGGATCTGCGCAACGGGGTGTCGTTCTTGGTCAAGGGCGCCACCGATGAGCGGTCCGCCCAGGTGCGGGATCGCATTCTCGCCGCCGTCGCCGGTCGTCCAGCCTCCCAGGTGGAGGCGCTGGGTGATCACTTCATGGCCGAGCTGGTCGCCGCCATCCAGCCCACGATGCATGCGGTCTTGGATGACCACCGCGAACAGGGCCACGACCGCGTCGTGCTGTCCGCGAGCCCTACCGAGATCGTTTCCCGGTTCGCCCGCGAAGCCGGACTGGAGTACGGCACGGGCACCACGTCGGAACGCGATCAGGACGGGGTCTACACCGGCCGGCTCGATGGACCGTTCTGCTACCGCGAAGGCAAGGTCACGACCATGCGGACCCTCAGCGAGCAACACGGCTACGACCTGTCCGCCAGTTACGCCTACTCGGATTCGGTCAGCGACCTGCCCATGCTCGAAGCCGTCGGCAATCCCGTGGCGGTCAACCCAGAACCAGAGTTGCGCGAGCTCGCTCTGGCGCGTTCGTGGCCGATCGTCGAGACCTCCTCACTGCCCCGGGTGTCTCTCACCTCGCCGAGTGGTCTGGTCCAACTGGCCGGGCACTTGGCCAGTTGGGCCGGCGGCGCCGTGCGTCGCCTGATCCCGCACGCGGTGACCTCATGA
- a CDS encoding transposase: MRGSVAVEDLNVAGMLANHYLARAISDAAWTELARLLQYRQDWRGGEVVTVDRWYPSSKTCSGCGAVDPDLTLAQRTYRCRSCGLELDRDLNAAINLAVWADAHMARDREATGPDTNACRGDGSGQRARARETSPSDAGTRHATA; this comes from the coding sequence TTGCGGGGGAGCGTCGCCGTCGAAGACCTCAACGTGGCAGGCATGCTGGCCAACCACTACCTCGCCCGCGCCATCAGCGACGCCGCCTGGACCGAACTCGCGCGCTTGCTGCAGTACCGGCAGGACTGGCGCGGCGGCGAAGTGGTCACCGTGGACCGGTGGTACCCGTCATCGAAGACCTGCTCCGGCTGCGGCGCGGTCGACCCGGACCTGACCCTCGCGCAGCGCACCTACCGGTGCAGGTCGTGCGGGCTGGAACTGGACCGCGACCTCAACGCCGCCATCAACCTCGCCGTGTGGGCCGACGCCCATATGGCCCGGGACCGAGAAGCGACCGGCCCGGACACCAACGCCTGCCGAGGGGACGGCTCTGGCCAGCGCGCACGCGCCCGTGAAACCAGCCCCAGCGACGCGGGAACCCGCCACGCAACTGCGTGA
- a CDS encoding calcium-binding protein has protein sequence MSSPLRFARAPKSSTSRLRVGAVAVALSMFASLAPALAGTPGNDAITGTPRAQTHKGGAGNDTINAKSGNDRVSGGGGKDTLNGGKGHDTINAGPGSDTLRGSTGSDVLVGGSGADTLSGGPGSDVLVGGPGPDTITCGPGADTVAAGPNDELGAGCQGPNDNDLSAQEYSVSFTSGMPMRLQWNANSGYCGETSFVTAMMTLGQYASQWTVRALANPSVPQTNPNSQLLPSWPSNSGPPTGQSWQNAADAMSLDVDGFNTYDQLTDNNGVAATEDFLAWVKTEAVAGNKVIIGVFNNIPVIYDGTASAPFANSPDDPKWGQYTYDHVVPVMGIGSDNPFENDGSETYYANDTITIGDNALWTPFQDSSPSPNPAYDPTNWGAGNSANNPQYSGLFTFENSFMMGDRGWANTFPTACAACANDAACNSACAPYVYSLYNNTSWAEHPGDYPGQAGNYGVSIQGVLGADETVPVALEVEVSDNDLNNEGPNPGTGDDSTWNGPQSSSNPPSPVDMNLNATVDSLQPGTSYNVYLYTAALGSFPTVPTGDFNQQASQAQELWTLTWDESANSWDIASTTAASAGWQGTCSSGSCSLNVTETNIPGQGNTDVTSANSYAFRAVAN, from the coding sequence ATGAGTTCTCCCCTGCGGTTCGCGCGAGCCCCGAAGTCATCCACGTCCCGACTGCGGGTCGGTGCTGTCGCCGTTGCGCTTTCCATGTTCGCTTCGCTGGCCCCGGCGCTTGCCGGAACTCCGGGAAACGACGCGATCACCGGCACCCCGCGCGCGCAGACGCACAAGGGCGGCGCGGGCAACGACACCATCAACGCCAAGTCCGGGAACGATCGCGTGTCGGGTGGAGGGGGCAAAGACACCCTCAACGGCGGCAAGGGTCACGACACCATCAACGCCGGGCCCGGCTCTGACACGCTTCGAGGCAGCACCGGCAGTGACGTGCTTGTAGGCGGCTCCGGGGCGGACACCTTGAGCGGTGGCCCCGGGAGTGACGTCCTGGTCGGCGGTCCCGGCCCAGACACCATCACCTGTGGACCGGGAGCGGACACCGTCGCTGCCGGTCCCAACGACGAGCTCGGCGCCGGGTGCCAAGGCCCGAACGACAATGACCTCTCAGCGCAGGAATACTCAGTGTCGTTCACCTCCGGGATGCCGATGCGGCTGCAATGGAACGCGAACTCCGGCTACTGCGGCGAGACTTCCTTCGTCACCGCCATGATGACGCTGGGCCAATACGCATCCCAGTGGACCGTTCGGGCTCTCGCGAACCCATCAGTTCCTCAAACGAACCCCAACAGCCAGTTGCTGCCCTCGTGGCCATCGAACTCCGGTCCGCCGACGGGGCAGAGCTGGCAGAACGCCGCCGACGCCATGAGCCTCGATGTCGACGGCTTCAACACCTACGATCAACTGACGGACAACAATGGCGTCGCTGCCACCGAGGACTTCCTCGCCTGGGTCAAAACGGAGGCCGTGGCCGGCAACAAGGTGATCATCGGGGTGTTCAACAACATCCCGGTCATCTATGACGGGACGGCCAGCGCGCCGTTCGCCAACTCGCCGGACGATCCGAAGTGGGGTCAGTACACGTACGATCACGTCGTACCGGTCATGGGCATAGGCTCCGACAACCCCTTTGAGAACGACGGCTCGGAAACCTACTACGCGAACGACACCATCACGATCGGGGACAACGCACTCTGGACGCCCTTCCAGGACTCCAGCCCCAGTCCGAACCCCGCCTACGACCCGACCAACTGGGGTGCGGGCAACAGCGCGAACAACCCACAGTACTCCGGCCTCTTCACCTTCGAGAACAGCTTCATGATGGGTGACCGCGGCTGGGCCAATACCTTCCCCACAGCGTGCGCGGCCTGCGCGAACGACGCCGCGTGCAACTCCGCGTGCGCCCCCTACGTCTACTCGCTGTACAACAACACGTCGTGGGCCGAGCATCCTGGCGACTATCCCGGACAGGCAGGCAACTACGGCGTGTCGATCCAGGGGGTTCTGGGTGCCGACGAAACCGTTCCCGTCGCTCTCGAGGTCGAGGTTTCCGACAATGACCTGAACAACGAAGGCCCCAACCCGGGCACCGGCGACGACTCGACCTGGAACGGTCCCCAAAGTTCGTCCAACCCGCCCTCGCCGGTGGACATGAACCTCAACGCGACCGTGGACTCACTGCAGCCGGGCACGTCCTACAACGTGTACCTGTACACCGCGGCACTGGGAAGTTTCCCGACCGTTCCGACAGGCGACTTCAACCAGCAGGCGTCGCAGGCGCAGGAGCTGTGGACCCTGACGTGGGACGAGTCGGCCAACTCCTGGGACATCGCCAGCACGACGGCCGCGAGCGCCGGTTGGCAGGGCACGTGCTCGTCGGGTTCCTGCTCGCTCAATGTGACCGAGACCAACATCCCGGGGCAGGGCAACACGGACGTCACCTCAGCCAACAGTTACGCCTTCCGGGCTGTCGCCAACTGA
- a CDS encoding acyl-CoA dehydrogenase family protein, with amino-acid sequence MITEANTDTHDVLNQAPPIPDRDAFSTDAPLVEAVRRHGASSHLSRLTDLGRSAGAESWRLRGAEANRDLPRLRSHDRYGHRVDVVDFNPAWHDLMRFSVSWGLHGAPWVSTEPGAHVARAAGFITWTQVEPGHLCPISMTYAAVPVLRRADAETAEWITGLTARDYDFGLRAPAEKDGLIAGMAMTEKQGGSDVRTNTTSAIQVADGTYRLTGHKWFCSAPMSDVFLVLGQAEGGLTCFLVPRVLPDGEHNVFRIQRLKDKLGNRSNASSEIEFAGTVALRLGDEGRGVRTIVEMVSATRLDCVLGATGLMRGAVSQAMWHIGSRQAFGGVLLDKPLMRNVAADLALEVEAAAALAIRLAAAVDAAEHGDEAEAKLRRIALPAAKYWTTKRSIMVTGEALECLGGNGYAEESGMPLLFREAPVNSVWEGSGNVNALDLLRAISREEGTVDALLAELGAAGGADSRYDAAVAGLLNEFAELDDLEYRARRLAGRIAVLLQAAQLLQYAPPSVSDAFVTTRIAGDHVTQFGTLPRGLRLDEILNRADPMTQ; translated from the coding sequence GTGATCACAGAGGCGAACACCGACACCCACGATGTCCTCAACCAGGCACCGCCCATCCCGGACCGTGACGCGTTCTCGACCGATGCACCCCTCGTGGAGGCGGTTCGCCGACACGGGGCGTCGAGTCACCTGTCACGCCTGACCGACCTGGGACGCAGCGCCGGCGCCGAGTCCTGGCGCTTGCGCGGTGCCGAAGCCAATCGAGACCTCCCCCGCCTGCGCAGCCACGACCGATACGGACATCGCGTCGATGTCGTCGACTTCAACCCTGCATGGCACGACCTGATGCGGTTCTCCGTGAGCTGGGGCCTGCACGGTGCCCCGTGGGTCTCCACCGAACCCGGTGCCCACGTGGCTCGGGCCGCGGGGTTCATCACGTGGACGCAGGTGGAGCCTGGCCACCTGTGCCCGATCTCGATGACCTACGCGGCCGTCCCGGTCCTGCGGCGCGCCGACGCGGAGACGGCCGAATGGATCACCGGCCTCACCGCCCGGGACTACGACTTCGGGCTGCGGGCTCCGGCCGAGAAGGACGGTCTCATCGCCGGGATGGCCATGACGGAGAAGCAAGGCGGTTCCGATGTCCGCACCAACACGACATCGGCCATTCAGGTTGCTGATGGCACCTACCGCCTGACCGGACACAAGTGGTTCTGTTCGGCGCCGATGAGTGATGTCTTCTTAGTACTCGGCCAGGCGGAAGGTGGCCTCACGTGCTTCCTCGTTCCCCGGGTTCTGCCGGACGGCGAACACAATGTGTTCCGGATCCAGCGCCTCAAGGACAAGCTGGGAAATCGCTCGAACGCCTCCAGCGAGATCGAGTTCGCCGGCACCGTCGCGCTGCGCCTGGGAGACGAGGGACGCGGCGTCAGGACGATCGTCGAGATGGTGTCCGCCACCCGACTGGACTGTGTCCTGGGCGCCACCGGTCTCATGCGCGGCGCGGTATCGCAGGCCATGTGGCACATCGGTTCCCGGCAGGCATTCGGCGGAGTGCTGCTCGACAAGCCACTGATGCGCAATGTCGCTGCCGACCTCGCGCTGGAAGTCGAGGCGGCCGCAGCCCTCGCGATCCGACTGGCCGCAGCGGTCGACGCCGCCGAGCACGGCGATGAAGCCGAGGCCAAGCTTCGTCGGATCGCGCTTCCTGCCGCCAAGTACTGGACCACGAAACGCAGCATCATGGTCACCGGGGAGGCGTTGGAATGCCTCGGAGGTAACGGGTACGCCGAAGAGTCGGGGATGCCCCTGCTGTTCCGCGAAGCTCCCGTCAACTCGGTGTGGGAGGGGTCCGGCAACGTCAACGCGCTGGACCTGCTGCGCGCCATCTCCCGCGAGGAGGGAACCGTCGATGCCCTGCTGGCCGAGTTGGGAGCCGCCGGCGGAGCCGACTCGCGCTACGACGCGGCCGTCGCCGGGCTCCTGAACGAGTTCGCCGAACTGGATGATCTGGAGTACCGGGCGCGGCGGCTCGCTGGTCGTATCGCCGTGCTGCTGCAGGCGGCTCAGTTGCTTCAGTACGCTCCGCCGTCGGTCAGTGATGCGTTCGTCACCACCCGCATCGCCGGCGATCATGTCACCCAGTTCGGCACGCTGCCGCGAGGACTGCGCCTGGACGAGATCCTCAACAGGGCGGATCCCATGACGCAGTAG